The sequence below is a genomic window from Lolium perenne isolate Kyuss_39 chromosome 7, Kyuss_2.0, whole genome shotgun sequence.
TCTGTCAAGCAACTATGTTACTCACCACAACAATCATGCCATTACTTTAATATGTAATTTACCACAGGACAGGCTTGGAACGTGAATGTGAATATATACAGCACGCTGGTGTTAATCGAGGACGATGGATAGCATATGAGCGGCGGATGGCGGTGCTTATCGATGACAGCGGACAGCATATGAGCGGTTGCCCATGGTCTAGGAAGCGGTAATTGCACTGCCCCGCATTATCTTCATCTTCACTGGTTTTGCGGTTGGCTTTTCTGGTTTCTTCTGTCATGGGGTGAAATAGCAAAAGGATCTATTAGTATTCCGCTGCACCAATCTGAATTTACTAGAGTCAATGTATTGATACAATTACATTTGCACATCTTGTTACATTTTAGTTTGTAATTAGTAATATCTGCCATTGTCAGTGGGAGACTAGACCCTCCCTGCTTGCGAGATATGAAAACACACAGAAAAACTCTCTCAACATTCGAAATGAAGACAATGCAGAGTGACTCAAAACAACTTACCTTTTCAGCAAAAGTGCAATGTGCCTCCAGCTCCCTCCTTACAAATGTTGGCAGAACAAAAGCAGCCCTATGAATCTGTTAAACAAAAAAGCGGTTAATGACTGACTACTGCACAGTGAAATCATGGTACTGGAAATCTCGCATCAGTGTGGCAACAAGAACACCTTTGAAGGAAAAATAACAACAACTGGACGCTGTCAAAGGCATAAGGCCAAACCTGCGAATTGTAAAATCTCATTTCTTTTCCAGCTGCCGTAGCTCCTTCGATTTTCTCGATTGGATTCACGGGAGTCAAGAAGTTCACCGGTGGACCTTCCTTCGCACATAGCAAAAATCCAATGACACCACTACAGATCCAAATATTTAGATGGTTAGCTTAGATACATATGAATAGGGCACGTAGATACCCTAAACAATGGGGAGATACAGCTGACTAAAAAATTACTTATGCTTTGAACAACCAGATGTTCACAAAGGGAAAAAATGAGCATTGAATATAATTTCTGACTGTAATCATTCATTTTGCACCCCTGGCATCAGAGTGCCACAGACACTGCGCAGAGACTACCGGCTGAAGGGTTAGTAACTTAGTATGCTAATTGGCCAACCTACAACCTATTTCTTCATTCAGTTGGCACTGGAAGACTAGCAGCTCAAAATAAGAATTTCGAACAACCGATATTTTTTTTCAGCACCTCCAGATTCCTTATGCAACCTCTAAAATATTAGCTCAAATTTTAAGACGCATTGTCTAAATATTTGAGATTTCAACATAAACTGAAAAATTGATAATAAACTCATCTAGGCATATGTAGAATATAACATTAGATAAATGGAAGTTAAAGAAAAAGGCTAGTACAGATGATGGAGAGAAGTAGAGAACCTAGGATATGTTGGAACGCTAGCCCAGGCATAGTGCACGCCACCCTTGAATGTCTCACGACAGATAGAGAGCATATCCTGGATTAGGTGTGTGTGCAACCACATACTCTCAGCTAGATTAGAAAGAACACCTCCAGGCTTTAAAGCTCTAGCAATTGTCTGGAAAAAAGGCTTCTCCACAAGTTCCTGAGCTGGCCCTGTAATATGTAATGTGAAAGAGAAGTTCAAGTACTTACTACTTAAACAAAGGAGCCATGTAAATCATACCTATAGGAAATAAATTTCCGTATCCTTAATCAAAGTAACAAAGGCTGCAGGTATGACGTAGTAATAGCAAGAACTCACCAATTGGATCTGATGAATCAACAATAATGGCATCATATTTCCCTTCTGGAGCATTCCTCAAGAAATCAACAGCTGCAAAATAAATACAAGTTTACTATGAAATTTACATATCAAGACCAGCAGTCAGCTTAACAACATACAGAATACCACCAGCTTAACAACTTCTTAACTCTTAACATACCATCCCCAACATGAAGTCGAACACGAGGATCTTCGTATCCAACATATAAATGTGGGAAAAAATCTTTACAAACCTGCATTAGTTTGAAGGCATACATCAGAACAGGACTATTTAGATGGTTATACTTTCAAGTAAATCAAGAGATAGTTCATACATCAATAACTAGCTGATCAATCTCACAAATGTCTATAGTCTCCACTGAGTCGTGCTTGGCTATTTCTCGTagtacaccgccatcaccacccccCACAACCAAAACCTGCATCGGAGTAAAGTGACTCATCCACCATAGTACCAGGAGAAAAATGCTCCAACTCAGTTTGAATGCTAAATTCAATAAGAAGTTGACAGCATATTTTCATATTATTCGACTGAAAAAAAAATACATACATTTTTAGGAGATGGAATTGAGCACAGTGCAAGGTGGGTAACCATTTCCTGGTATGCGCATTCATCCTTGTCAGTCAGCTGAACAATACCATCAAGGACAAGGACATTCCCATATGTTGAAGACTGCATACAAAATTTAACGTGTTACACATTACCAGGTTCAACAAATTCAGACCACGTGCAAACAATTAGAAGATGAAGAATAACCTCAAAAACTAAAACTTCTTGGTAAGGTGATCTCCCCTGGTACAAAATCTTTTCTACTTTCAACGAATGAGCCTCTCCTGTATAGAAGAAGTAACTTTGTTACAAACTGACCAGCTCAAGCAAGTAGATTGCTTCAGTATTATGCTAGTGTAGAGATCAAAGAATTTTCACATGATACAGCCCTGACAAGCTCAAGCAAATAGATTACTTCAGTATTATGCTTGGGTAGAGATCCAAGAATCTTCATAGACAATGCCTATACTAGAAACAAAAGTTAACTGGCGTAACCAGAAAAGCTGCAAAGCAAGTCAAACAGTAAAGCCTAAAATGCTGTTTCATAACTTCAAAGATGTAGTGTACTAATATTCTTATAGGGACACATGTTTTGATGTTTTAGTTACTGCTCGGATAACGGGAAACCCAAAATACAATTAAGGATTACTACAAAAGAGAAACAGATATCGAGCGTTCGGTTATCATATCATCCTAGGATGGTTTAGTCCATAATGGAATCATCGCATTATTCTGGTGAAGGTTACATTTGTCATTTTCTAACAGTCTTGAGCTTATGAGGGATAAGGTGTCAATGGACCAACGAATTCCATTCCAAGAAACCGAACAAGTAGGTTACATTAACAGTTAGGAACTTAGGATCAGTGGTAATTTCATCATCGGGTTCCTCAAAGCAACATGCTTACAGTTTCCGCCAGCTAAAAGGTTACGACAGATGTGAAAGTTTAGCAGTAGCCTACAAAAACTCATATTAGTGTTATACTTGTCACTTTCATAGTAAAAGAaacagaaatcaaggaagtacCTGGCCACATTGGATTGTTGAAGTACCGCACTTTGCTTGTTTGACCTGAACATGCAGCAACTTGGTTTCAGATATCAAAACAACAGATGATTTTGTATGCCCTTGTAGTTCCCAGAAATGCAAAAATACAGGACCAATCTGAACGTACGTACCAGATCGTGAGTGGGATTCTGTGAACCACCCGGACACCACAGTTGCGTGACACTTGGCCTCAGATTCCGGCACACCAGCTTTCGCCTTGATGCAGCAAGGAGGCAATGAGCCATCATCCCCACTTCCCTTTGTCTGTGCTACTGCTGCAGAAACATTTCTTGCGCCTCCACCCTCCATGAGCCCTGTTCCGCTTTAAAGTTCCCAGTGTCTGGATCAACAGAACAATAGAAGACACACAACAACAAAAATTAGTATTCC
It includes:
- the LOC127314029 gene encoding spermine synthase; translated protein: MEGGGARNVSAAVAQTKGSGDDGSLPPCCIKAKAGVPESEAKCHATVVSGWFTESHSRSGQTSKVRYFNNPMWPGEAHSLKVEKILYQGRSPYQEVLVFESSTYGNVLVLDGIVQLTDKDECAYQEMVTHLALCSIPSPKNVLVVGGGDGGVLREIAKHDSVETIDICEIDQLVIDVCKDFFPHLYVGYEDPRVRLHVGDAVDFLRNAPEGKYDAIIVDSSDPIGPAQELVEKPFFQTIARALKPGGVLSNLAESMWLHTHLIQDMLSICRETFKGGVHYAWASVPTYPSGVIGFLLCAKEGPPVNFLTPVNPIEKIEGATAAGKEMRFYNSQIHRAAFVLPTFVRRELEAHCTFAEKKKPEKPTAKPVKMKIMRGSAITAS